The Syntrophobotulus glycolicus DSM 8271 DNA window CAGCTTTTCCGCCAGGGCATCGCATTTTGCCTTTGTGCGGCTGGCTATACAAAGCTCACTGAAAGCCTCCGAATTTTGACAAATTTTGTGAATGGCCACACCGGCTACACCGCCACAGCCAATAACAAGTATTTTTCCCATTTTCGTTCCTCCCCATCTCTGTGTTGACTCCGAAACAGTTTACAAATAAAAAACGCCCAGATGCTGCGACTGCAAAAAACAAAGCAGTACACCACACCTAAGCGGAACGATCATAAAAAACCTATTATTTGGCTCTACCAAACACCAGAGAAAAATCAGGCGGTTTCATGTAGAGTTATTTATTCAGCTTTCGAGGTTTCAGAGTCTATATAGCAAGGAATTACTTTTACTACTCTTATTGATCGCTTCACAAGTGTGATGTGAGCCCCGGCTCAATCAATAAAGCAACAAAGTTGCCATTTTCGGCTTTTGACCCGGCTGTCCGTATGGCCTTCACCCTCTGAATCACTTCAGAGATCGGTCAAAAAATTCTTTGCTGAAAAGGTTCCCGAACCTCTTTTCGCAAGAGATATTATATCGAAAACTTCGAGATTTTTCAATAGTTTTTGCAAACAATGTTTACGAACAATGTTTGCCAATCCTCATTTTTGCAAGGGAGCCAACCAGGAGGCTCGCTGAAGTATTCAAGAGACAGGACTCAGATACCACTTGCAGCCATTGCGATCATCTGGTGCCCGAGAACATTGGGATGAAAGTGGTCCGGTCCGATAACTGACTGCTCTCTGCCTTGAAATGTCCTGTCAATTGGGACGACTTGAAAACCATAACGTTTAGCACAATGAACGATCACTCTGTTCACCTGATTAATCAAGGGCTGGACTAATGTTGAGAATCGGCAATACGGTCCGGCTGGCAAAGGATTATAAATTGTCGCGATTTTTACAAGAGCCCCTGGATGAAGAGAACGAATTTGAGAGCCGATTAGATCAAGATTTTTTTTAAAATCAGCCAGGAAAAGCGGGATATTCAAGCTCCCTCCCCTTAAAACAGCCGCTGCTGAATGTAAAAGATCATTGGAGCCGATCGTAAGCGTGATCACCTCCGCTTTAGAGATTAAGCTTTGCAGCTGAACATTTGAAAACAATAAATTGGCCAACCCTTCTGTTGTCAGCCCGTTTATTCCGCAAGCGATGAATTGAAGATCAGGATTGATGGAATGAAGATAAGAATAGTAAATCAGGGCGAATTTTCGGCTGCCGACACCATACCCCGCTGTTAAAGAATCCCCCAGGGCAATATAATAGCTTAACACGTTTTTTACTCACCCCCCGGCCCCTGATTATATGTCAATATA harbors:
- a CDS encoding SGNH/GDSL hydrolase family protein, whose product is MLSYYIALGDSLTAGYGVGSRKFALIYYSYLHSINPDLQFIACGINGLTTEGLANLLFSNVQLQSLISKAEVITLTIGSNDLLHSAAAVLRGGSLNIPLFLADFKKNLDLIGSQIRSLHPGALVKIATIYNPLPAGPYCRFSTLVQPLINQVNRVIVHCAKRYGFQVVPIDRTFQGREQSVIGPDHFHPNVLGHQMIAMAASGI